The following coding sequences are from one Helicoverpa armigera isolate CAAS_96S chromosome 2, ASM3070526v1, whole genome shotgun sequence window:
- the LOC110371369 gene encoding ecdysone oxidase, translated as MSSSFTAEACLTPTLGAVPQTFLAALQYFAAAQCVLTRPLLPEADVTDGDTFDFIIVGAGSSGSVVANRLSEIEDAKILLIEAGPDAPLEADVPGTEGALINTIYDWQYLTVNNGKTDQGLINGSVGWHRGKMFGGCSSINGMIYVKGNDHDYQRWYDAGNTEWSVEEVRRCFKKAESLQNVELLKNPKARETYGHDGPLFINKFNSTFKPYLEKVVDSWDEIGFKKVEDLNTENVMTSGFITATAANGIRQSIDRAYLLPIANRTNLNIMKSTLVTKILVDDNLIATGVEVEKDGNKKIFYASKEVIISAGPISSPQLLMLSGIGPAEHLEANNITTIVNSPMVGQNLKDHNFVPVFIFADVPDQPKESDTFLSVLSYLADRQGSLAFSNLLSDAIALFSTEKNPKYANCQSHMSIIPKNTTTLKQSFMGAFRYNKSVMDSIVELNKNHGIFFFHFNLLHPVSSGNISLNSNDPKDAPLIYPNDFEDARDLETVAKGVKMLTKILETKYFKSINAFLGRMNVPACDEFELDSVEYWNCVAVNLVTTIFHPVSTCKMGSDISMSVVDSRLRVHGVKNLRVIDSSVMPDTISGNTNGPSVMVGERGSELVKEDYYELIGY; from the exons ATGTCATCGAG TTTCACCGCAGAGGCATGCCTGACACCAACTTTGGGAGCAGTCCCTCAAACGTTTTTGGCAGCTCTGCAGTATTTTGCTGCAGCTCAGTGTGTATTGACACGCCCTTTACTACCAGAGGCTGATGTTACTG ACGGCGATACTTTTGACTTTATCATAGTAGGAGCTGGTTCATCAGGGAGTGTGGTGGCTAATCGGCTTAGTGAAATTGAGGATGCGAAGATTTTACTCATTGAAGCAGGACCTGATGCCCCTTTGGAAGCagat GTACCCGGTACCGAAGGCGCCTTAATAAATACGATTTATGATTGGCAATATTTAACAGTTAACAACGGAAAAACTGATCAAGGTCTAATAAACGGATCCGTTGGTTGGCATAGAGGCAAAATGTTCGGTGGCTGCAGTAGTATCAATGGTATGATCTATGTAAAAGGAAACGATCATGATTACCAGAGATGGTATGACGCAGGCAATACAGAGTGGAGCGTAGAAGAAGTAAGGAGATGTTTCAAAAAAGCGGAAAGCCTTCAAAACGTAGAACTGTTAAAGAATCCGAAAGCAAGAGAAACTTATGGTCATGATGGAccactttttataaataaattcaacagcACTTTTAAACCTTACTTAGAGAAGGTGGTTGATTCCTGGGACgaaattggttttaaaaaagttgaaGATTTAAACACAGAAAATGTAATGACTTCTGGATTTATTACTGCAACAGCAGCTAATGGGATAAGGCAAAGTATAGATAGAGCGTATTTATTGCCAATAGCAAACAGAACAAACTTGAATATTATGAAAAGTACATTGGTAACAAAAATTTTGGTAGATGACAATTTAATAGCAACCGGAGTTGAAGTTGAAAAAGATGGTAATAAGAAGATATTCTATGCTTCTAAGGAAGTTATAATAAGTGCTGGTCCAATTAGCTCTCCACAGCTTCTCATGTTGTCTGGTATCGGTCCTGCAGAACATCTTGAGGCAAATAACATCACTACTATTGTGAATTCACCAATGGTTGGCCAAAATCTCAAGGACCATAATTTTGTACCAGTATTTATATTTGCTGATGTACCGGACCAACCGAAGGAATCTGATACATTCCTAAGTGTTTTAAGTTATCTTGCTGATCGCCAAGGGTCTTTAGCGTTCAGTAATTTACTATCAGATGCTATAGCGTTATTTTCAACTGAGAAAAATCCTAAATATGCCAATTGTCAGAGTCACATGTCGATTATTCCTAAAAATACAACAACACTAAAGCAAAGTTTTATGGGAGCATTTCGATATAATAAAAGTGTCATGGATTCAATAGTGGAACTGAATAAAAACCATGGGattttcttcttccattttAATCTCCTGCACCCTGTTTCAAGTGGAAATATATCTTTAAACTCTAATGACCCAAAAGATGCTCCTCTTATTTATCCAAACGACTTTGAAGATGCAAGAGATTTGGAGACAGTCGCTAAAGGAGTTAAAATGTTGACAAAAATTTTGGAGACCAAGTACTTTAAATCAATCAACGCTTTTCTGGGAAGGATGAATGTGCCAGCATGTGATGAATTCGAGCTGGATAGTGTAGAATACTGGAACTGTGTTGCTGTAAACTTGGTGACGACTATATTCCATCCTGTGAGTACTTGTAAGATGGGGTCTGATATAAGTATGTCCGTAGTTGACAGTCGGTTAAGGGTGCATGGAGTGAAAAACTTGAGAGTGATTGATTCCAGTGTGATGCCTGATACTATCAGCGGTAACACAAATGGCCCTTCTGTCATGGTTGGAGAAAgaggatcagaacttgttaaagAAGATTATTATGAGCTTATTGGTTATTAA